A region of Streptomyces sp. NBC_01264 DNA encodes the following proteins:
- a CDS encoding CBS domain-containing protein, which yields MTSTPYTVNDVMTKPVTTVAPTTDFKEIVAAMERWQVTAVPVIEGEGRVVGVVSEADLLPKEEFHEHRPGLIEQMRRLGDTSKAGSVRAEELMTSPAVTIRPEATLPQAARLMAERRIKRLPVVDANGTLKGIVSRADLLKVFLRTDDELAAEIRHEVVEQLFPVSRRAVKVGVTHGIVTLTGQVRDAHRIPVATRLAQAVEGVVSVRNRLELLESASDDGA from the coding sequence ATGACCTCCACCCCGTACACCGTCAACGACGTCATGACGAAGCCCGTCACCACCGTCGCCCCCACCACCGATTTCAAGGAGATCGTCGCTGCGATGGAGCGTTGGCAGGTCACCGCGGTCCCCGTCATAGAGGGAGAAGGCCGTGTCGTCGGCGTCGTCTCCGAAGCCGACCTCCTCCCGAAGGAGGAGTTCCACGAGCACCGCCCGGGCCTCATCGAGCAGATGCGCCGCCTCGGCGACACCTCCAAGGCCGGCTCCGTCCGGGCCGAGGAACTGATGACCAGTCCCGCCGTCACCATCCGCCCCGAGGCCACACTCCCCCAGGCCGCCCGCCTGATGGCTGAGCGCCGCATCAAGCGCCTCCCGGTCGTCGACGCCAACGGCACCCTCAAGGGCATCGTCAGCCGCGCCGACCTCCTCAAGGTCTTTCTCCGCACCGACGATGAACTCGCCGCCGAGATCCGCCACGAAGTCGTCGAGCAGCTCTTCCCCGTATCACGGAGGGCAGTCAAGGTCGGCGTCACGCACGGAATCGTCACGCTCACCGGCCAGGTACGCGACGCACACCGCATCCCCGTGGCCACGCGCCTCGCTCAGGCCGTCGAGGGAGTCGTCAGCGTGCGCAATCGCCTGGAATTGCTCGAGTCCGCCTCGGATGACGGAGCCTAG